TCCTTTTCCGCCAGAGCGCGGATGGCTTCGCGCACGGTGTTGCGGGAGACGCGGAACATGGCAGCCATTTCCCGTTCCGGCGGAAGCCTGTCCCCGGGCCGGAGCTTGCCGGAATCGATCATGGATCGAATCTGGCGGACGATATCCTCGTAAATGGATTTTTTGCTGACTGGCTTGATATCCATGCTGTTCTCCTGCAACGCCGTGTTGTTGGTCGGGCCGCAAACCATCCTTGCCATCCGTGCACCGGCCCTCGCCATGTCGGATGACAATAGGCACAATTGGTTGGACCAATGATCCGGTTAGACCAATGGTGCGGGAGCGTCAAGAAAAAAAGTGGTGTGTCGTGGAGGCGGAGGAGGCGTGAATTACAGGTCGAAATCCTTGAGCTTGCGATAGAACGTGGCGCGGGAGATTCCCAGAATGCGGGCAGCTTCGGTGCGTTTCCCCCTGGTCTGGGCAAGGGCATGGGCCATGGCCTCGCGGGTGACGGCGACGCGGCCTCCGGTCCGGAGCGGTTGAGCCGCCCGAACCTCTTCGGGCAGGTGGTGTTCACTGATCACGTCGCCGTCGCTGATCATGTGCGCGAACTCCATGGCGTGCTTGAGCTGGCGGACATTGCCGGGCCAGGCGCAGGCAAGCAGAGCCTTTGTGGCACCGGCGGAAAGGGACTTGGCGCGTTCGCGATCTTCGGCAATGCGTTTCAGGTAATGGCGGGCGAGCAGCAGTACATCCTCGTCGCGCATGCGCAGGGGAGGCAGGGTGAGCCTGATGGCCGAGAGTCGGTAGTAGAGGTCCTCGCGAAACGAGCCGTCCCGTATCCTGCCTTGCAGGTCTGCATTCGTGGCTGCGATGATGCGTACATCCACCCGCCGGGTGTCCGAGGACCCCACGCGTTCGAATTCCCGGTTTTCCAGAAACCGCAGCAGCTTGACCTGCACCGGCAGGGATACATCACCGATTTCGTCCAGAAAGAGCGTGCCCCCGTCCGCGCGTTCGAAACGGCCTACGCGGTCCGCGATGGCCCCGGAAAACGCGCCTTTGACATGGCCGAAGAGTTCGCTTTCCAGCAAGGTTTCGCTCAGGGCCGCGCAATGCACGGCCACGAACGGGCCCTTGCCACGGGCGCTGTGATCGTGCACGGCGCGGGCCACCAGCTCCTTGCCCGTGCCGGATTCGCCGGTCACGAGCAGGGACGAGTCCAGTCTGCCCACCCGGCGGATCATGGAAAAGACCTGACGCATGGCACGGCTTTCGCCGACAAGGCCCATGTCCGTGCCACTGCCTTCGGTCATGCGTTCCAGCTCCCGCATGCGGGTCACGTCCCGGAGCTGGACAATGACCACGGGATCGTAGTCGTCGTGGCCCGGGATGTAATAGGTGCTGCACGACACGTCCATGTGCGTGCCCTGAACCAGACCGCTGAACTCCGCGTGCCTGTTCACCTTGCGGTCGAGGGTTTCGGTCACGATTTCCTCAAGGCCGGGGCCGCTGGTTCTGCCGTTGGAGGATGCCTGGGCAAGGGTTGCATACAGGTTGTTCCGCTCCAGAACGCGGCCTTGGCTGTCCAGCATGGCGTAGCCGTCCACAGTGCAATCCAGCAGGGCGTGAAATCGTTCGTCCGTGAGCTGATGCCGCTGGCGTTCCAGAGCCAGTTCCTCGGACAGGGCATGGTAGTCGGTCAGGTCCACCACGGCTCCGGCAACGCGAATGGGGTGGTAATTCCTGTCGCGCAGTGTGGGGAAAAGGTGGAGCAGGAATTTTCCGTATTCCCTGTCGTCGTATTTGATGCGCATGTTCAGGCGGACCATGCGCGATTCTCCCCGGGCGAGGTTGTCCAGAACTTCGGCGAGTCGCGCCGTGTCCCGGGGATGGGCGCGTCCGGGCAGCCAGGTCGCGGGATTGATGACCGGGGTGTCCGCTCCGATCATGGCCGCACAGGTCGCGTCCAGTGCCATGGCTCCGGATGCAAGATCGATGTCGGCCAGTCCGATGACCAGATCAGGGGAATCCAGACAGAAAAGCAGACGGCGGGCATGTTCGGAAAAATGCAATACCGTGATCGTGAAGCGTGCGCCGGTTGCGTCGCAGTGGAGGCTCTTGACCGAAAAGACGCTCTGGTCCCCGTCCGGAAAGGCATAGGGGAATTCCAGACACGCGGTTTCGCCGTTTTCCAGCACCGTCATGTCTCCGGATTCGAGCTGAGCCTGATCCTCTGGACTCAGGCCGGGCAGGGGCGCGCGTCGGCCATGCAGTTCATCCCGGTACAGCCGGAACAGTTCGCAGTAGGCATCGTTCGCGTATACAACGCGCAGTTCGTGGTCTCGGACCACCACGGGCATGTCGTAGGAGCTGAAAAAGCGTTCGTGAGGCATGATTCTCCTTGCGCGGCTGAAAATGTCTCAATTGAGACAATATGTGGTTTCGGCAAGGATGACAAGAAGGAACGGGACCAGCCGCCACTGGGGGAGACTGGTCCCGTGATGCAGACTATTGGTCGGCGATCTGGTGCACGTGCACGTCGCGTTGAGGGTATGGAATGGATATTCCGGCCTGATCAAAGGCGATCTTGACGCGTTCGTTCAGGGCCCAGTACACGGCCATGTAATCCTGCCGCGCCACCCAGGAGCGGACAGTGAAATTGACGCTGGAATCGGCCAGTTCGCTGACCGCCACCACGGGAGCGGGGTCCTTGAGAATGCGTTCGTCCGCGTCGAGGATGTCCTCGATGATCCGGCGCGCTTCGGCAATGTCGTCGTCGTAGCCGATGCCGAACACCATATCCACGCGGCGGGTCGGATTGGCCGAGAAATTGATGATGGTGGAGCCCAGAATCGAGGAGTTGGGCACGATGATCTGCTTGTTGTCCGTGGTGGTCAGAATGGTGTAGAATGTCTTGATGCCCTGAACCGTCCCTGTCTGGCCGGAAATGGTGATGAAGTCGCCCTTCTTGAAGAACTTGAGCAGGATGAGCATCACGCCGGCGGCAAAGTTGGACAGGGTGCCCTTGAGTGCCAGACCGATGGCCAGACCTGCGGCGCCCAGAATGGCGAGGAACGAGGTCACGTTGATCCCGGCCTGACCAAGAGCGGCCACCACAACCGCGGCAAGCAGCGCATAGTAGATGATGTTGCGCAGAAAGCCGACCAGAATTTCTTCGACTCCGGCCTTGGTCATGATTGCGCCGATCACTTTTGCCAGTCGTTTGGACAGAAAACGGCCGACGATGAAAACGGCAATGGCGATGAGGATGTTCAGGCTGTGAACGCTCAGAAAGCCAATGGCCTGTTCCACCATTTGATTGACGGCGTCCGGGGTCAGTTGAATCATGCTTTGCTCCAGAGTGGGAATCGGTTGAAGGGAATCACGAGTGGAAAGCATACCGGAACCCGAATGAAATGCAACAGGGTTAGTCGGACAGGCCCTGCAGGTTGTGAAGATGTTCCCGCGCGTTGACTTTCCCGCTGGTCGCGGTACATTATCTAAACATTCGTTTTAAATACCAACCGACACAAGTACAATCATGCATATTCCCTTTGTCAAACCTTCGACCATTGCCTACTGGAAGGAGGCCCGCAAGCAGGGGCTTTCGGTTTTCGACCGTCTTCACGGGTATGTCTACGGACGCTGGTGCTATCACTACATCGGCATGGTGCACGGCAAGTACAAGTGGCTGGCCGCGCTCATTTCTCCGCTGATCGTGTTCATCAACCGGCATTCGCCTTTCATTCCGACCGGGGATTCCCAGCCCGGGGACCCGGGGCAGAAGCGGCCGTCCTGGGCCGATACCTACCACGGCAAGGCCATGCCTCTGGAGGAGGCCACCAAACTGGTGCAGTTGAACAGGTCCGTGAACGTGCAGCTCCCGGAACAGGTGGTGCCCTTTACCCGCGCCCGGGAAATCGTGCTGCGCAATCCGGAACGCATCGTGGTGCTGGACTGCCCGTGCCGCATGGGCAAGGAGAATCCCTGCCTGCCTCTGGACGTGTGCCTGATCATCGGGGACCCCATCGCCTCCTTCATTCTGGAGCATCACCCGGACCATAGCCGTCAGATCACGGCCGAGGAGGCCGTGGACATTCTCAAGGCCGAGAATGCTCGCGGACATGTGTCCCATGCCTTTTTCAAGGATGCGATGCTGGATCGGTTCTATGCCATCTGCAACTGCTGCTCCTGCTGCTGCGGGGCCATGGTGGCGCATCGCATGGGCAATCCCATGCTGTTTTCCTCGGGATATCTGGCCGAGGTGGACGAGGACAAGTGCGTTGCCTGTGGCGAATGCGCTCGCAAATGCCAGTTCAAGGCCATCGGATTTCGCGATGGTTCCGCGTTCATTCGCGAGGATTGCTGCATGGGCTGCGGCGTCTGCGTGAACACCTGCAACAAGGATGCGCTGTCCCTGCGTCTTGCCCCGGAAAAGGGCACGCCTTTGCTGGTGGACAAGCTGTAGACGATCCTTGCAAGCGTGAAATGAAATCCCCCCGGTCGAGGTTCGGCCGGGGGGATTTTTTCGATCAGGTCGAGAAGCGGATGTGGTAGTCGTCCGGCACGATGCCCCGATCCCAGATCAGGGTCAGGTTCGTGACCTTGCGTTGGGCCGTGCAGGTGACCGTGCCCATGAACGGACTGGAGTAGACCGGACCGCTCAGGTCCCTGAACCAGACCGTTCCGGCCATGATGCATTCCGACGTGTTGGCCCAGGCGGATTCCATGTCGTGCCCGCATGCCTTGAACTGGGCATTGAATCGGGTGATATGCGCGAGTCCGTGCTCCATGGGCATGGCCGGACTGCCGGCAAAGCGAATCGTGGCGTCGGGGGCGAAAAAGCGCATTGCCTGCATTGGTTCTTCCGAATCCAGATGATCAAGCAGCTCGGTGAGCCATGCCGGAATGCTGTTCTGAGGGATGAGCGGACGGCTCCTGTTTCCGGTGCAGGCCACGAGCCCGCTTTCGGCAAGAAGCGCGGCAAAGCCCATTCCGGTGGTGGACAGGAATTCCCTGCGCGAGCGATTGGTTCCATCCATTGTCGCCTCCCGGGTTGCGGCCTGTGGGCGGGGACTTCTCCCCTGATTTCATCATGCCATACCCGGAAGGGCTGTCAAGGTGGTGAGACTGTGCCCGGGAATGGACTATTGCCTGTCCGGCATGTGATGCAGAAATTCCCGGGGAAATCCCACGGCAACCGGAGAATCCGGGGCAAGGCCGGAATCCATGACCAGCCGTTGATCCACCAGCGCCAGAAAGGTTTCCTCGCCGCACCGGATTTTTGCGGTCCAGGTGAACCCGGCCCGCTCCACGCGTTCCACCCTGCCGTTGAACACGCACCAGTCCCGCGGAAAGTCGTTCTTGCGGGCCACGGCCACGTCCTCGGGGCGCAATGCGGCATATCCATGTTGCCAGTCCGGCAGTTCGGACAGGCCTTCCACGGTCTGCCCGGCAAACGTGCAGGAGTTGTTGCCGTACACGGCCGGGAACACGTTGGCCATGCCCACGAAATCCGCCACGAACGGCGTGGTCGGCCTGCGGAAGATTTCGGAAACCGCGCCTTCCTGCTCCAGCCGTCCCTTGCGGATCACGGCTGCACGACTGGCAAGGGTCAGTGCATCCACGAAATCGTGCGTGACCATGAGAAAGGTGACACCGGACTCCTGATGCAGTTTCTTGAGCGTACGGCGAAGGCCGTCCCGGAATTGCGGGTCCAGCGAGGAGAGCGGTTCGTCCAGCAGGACCACGTCCGGGGAGCAGGCCAGTGCGCGGGCAAGGGACACGCGCTGCTTTTCCCCGCCGCTCAGCTTGCCGGGTTTGCGTTCGGCCAGATCCGACAGGCCCAGCGTTTCCAGAAGCTGGAGCGCGGTCTTTCTGCCTTTGGTTCGGGAAATGCCGTGATAGCGTTGGCCGAAGGTGACATTGCCCAGCACCGTGAGGTGCGGGAAAAGGGAGTGGTCCTGATAGACCAGAGCCACCTTCCGATGCTCCGGGGGCAGGTTGGTGACGGTGCGTCCGCCGATGGAAATCGTGCCGCCCGAGGTGCGGATCAACCCGGCAATGGATTCCAGAACCAGTGTCTTGCCCGAGCCGGTCGGTCCCATGAGTGCGAAGAATTCGCCGGGAGCCACGTGCAGGGACACGTCGCGCAGGGAAAAGCCGGGCAGGTCGATATGCAGGGAGTCCACACGAATCACTGGTCGACCTCCCGAGGCAGGGAAATGGTTCTGAGTGCCAGAAAAAAGACCATGCTGACCACGATGAGAATCACGGCCACGGGCTGGGACCAGGCAAGGCCGTATGCCGTGAACCTTTCGTACATGAGCACGGGCGCGATCATGGGATGGTAGGCCACGATGATGATGGCCCCGAATTCGCTGATGGCGCGAGCCATGCACATGATCATGCCCACGAGCATGTAGCGCCACGACAGGGGCAGGGTGACCCGGAAGAAGGTTGCCGCCGGGTTGGCGCCGAGTGAGCGGGACACGTTTTCCAGCCGTGCGGGCACGGATTCGATGCCCGCCTTTACCGTATTCACGTAAAAGGGCATGCCCACGAACACGAGTACGGCCACTATGCCGGTGCGCGTGCCCAGAATTTCCACGCCAAGGGCCTGCAAAGCCTGCCCGAAGGCCGTGTCCCGGCCCGTGAGGCCGAGCAGGGCGATGCCCACCACGGGATGCGGGATCATGATCGGCAGGTCGATCAGGCTTTCCACCAGCTTCTTGCCCGGAAATTCGCGTCGGGCCATGACGTAGGCCAGAGGCGTTCCGGTCACGAATGCAATGAGCGCGGCCATGCCTGACGTGGACATGGACAGCCAGACCGACTCCAGCACCTGTGGATCGGCCAGAGTGGTGGAAAGCTGCTCCCACGAGGGGGCGGCAATGGTTCTGGCAAGGGGAAGTCCGATGTACAGCAGCACCAGCGCTGCGGACCCGATCAGCCAGAACCCGAAGCATGCCCCGGGGAGGCTTCGGAATATCGACGCGCCTCCCCGGGACCAGACAGCGGTGTTCATGAAACGGTTATTCGTTGATTTCCACGAATTTCTTCAGGCTGTCGGGCAGGCTGGCCATGCCGTCCTTGGTGGTGCGCACCGGTTCGAACGGCGGCTGGCCCATGTCCTTGAGCACCTTGAGTCCGCCCTGCGGATCGAACATGTAGGCCAGAAAGGCTTCGGTCGCTTCCCTGTTGGCGGACTGGTCGATCATGGTGATGCCGTAGGTGATGGACTTGCCCACGCGTTCGATGAAGGTGCCGGGCTTCTTGCCGGTGACCTTGACGCGGGCGCTCTTGTAGAACGGGGTCAGCTTGTAGTCGCTGAGGTTCAGGTGGTTGTCCAGCGTCACGTACTTGAGACCGTGCTGCACGGCCACGGACAGGTATTCCCATGCATAGTCCATGTGACCGGCCTGAAGCAGGGAAATGAGTTCCACGGATTTGGGCCGGATGTTCTTTTCGGGCCGGTTGGCGATGAGCTGTTCGGCAAGGCCGGGCTTCTTGTAGAATTTTTCCGCGAGCTGGAGCACCATGATGGAGCGGTAGCCGCAGGGGTCCAGATTGGGATCGGAATGGCCCCAGACCACGCCGGGCGTGGACAGGATGTCATACCAGTTGTCTGCGTTGATCCTGTCCGCGAACTTGCTTTTGTCCGTGTAGCACAGCACCATCTGGTTGGTGGCGAAGCGCACGTTCCAGGACGCGAATTTCGGGATCAGGTTCTTGTCGATGACCACATAGTCGGCCGACGCCATGATGTCAGCGGGCTTGCCCACTTCGGAGATGAGCCGGGCCATCTTGGTGGAACCGCCAGCCTCGCGCTGCACGTCCACCTTGGGATATTTGGCTTCGAAGGCCTTTTCCATGGCCGCGAAGGGCACGGACAGGCTGCCCGCATGAAAGATGACGACCTTTCCGGACGGTTCGGCTTGGGCCGGGGACTGCGTCAGCACGAGCGCGGCGCAGGCGAGAATCAGAACGCTGGCAATGGTAAGCACGGATTTGCCTTTCATGGTTTTCCTCTCCTTGGGGGTTCTTTGGCAACTGTTTTCCTCGTTCGGGGTTATGCCCTGCCAAGCATAGTAGGTCAATGAAGATATGACTACATATGGATATGACACTGGCAGGGAAAAAGGAAAAGGCCCGGCTCCGAAAGTGGAGCCAGGCCCTGTTCTGTCTGGGGATGCGGCTTTCAACCGACGATGTAGCAGGAGGGGAAATGCGGTCTGAGTGCACTGCGCACCCGTTCGGCACGGTCCCGGTTCGAGTAGGAACCGGCCTGAACAACGTGCAGGGTGCGGCCGTTGCGGCTGATCGTGGTAATGCGGGACCCCTTGTATCCGGCGCGGATCAGGGTGCGGTGCGCGTTCACTGCGTTGTCGCGGTTGGCGAACGCGCCCACGCGGACATGGTAGCTGGTGGAGGCCGATGCATGGACCGGGCGGCTTGCGGGCACGGTTCCGATGGCCTCGATGCGGACCTTGGTCACGCCTCTGTCCACGGAACCGAGCTGTCGAGCTGCGCCATAGGACAGGTCGAGCAGTCTTCCGCTCACGAAGGGGCCTCGATCATTGACCGTCAGAATCACGTTCCGGCCGTTTTCCAGATTGGTGACGCGGATTCTGGTGCCCAGAGGCAGGGTCTTGTGTGCCGCAGTCAGGGCGTACATGTTGTAGATTTCGCCGTTGGCGGTCTTCCTGCCATGGAAATCCTCGCCGTACCAGGAAGCATAGCCGGTTTCGGCGTATCCGGCGGCCGTCTTCAGCGGATGGTAGGTGCGGCCCATGACCGTGTAGGGATTGGTCTTCGCACTTCTGGGCGCGGTGGCCTGGGGTTGCCGCTGGGCGGACCCGGGTGTGGAATAGATATGTCTGGGGAACGGGTTGACGCTGTTCAGGGTCGCACAGCCGGACATTGCCAGCAGGGCCATGATGAAAAGAAACGAAGTGAAGTGGCGCATCCTTGCCTCCTGTGCCGGCCGATCCGTGGCCGGGAATGCCGCCGGGAATATCCCTCTCCCGGTTTGGCGTTGCTCCGTCGGTTTTCCAATACTGTCCCGTACTTATGCAGGTTGCGTGCCATGTCTGACGCATTGGTTCTGTGGCGTAATATGCTGAAATAAAAGCATGAATGTTTACATTTCTTCCTGTCGGGAAAATGTCGCGGCGTCCGTTTTTCCGTGTCGGTCATCGTACAGGGACAGTCCGTACTTCTTCAGCAATGAATACAGGTGGGAGCGTGACAGGTGCGAGCGCTTCAGAATTTCCGGAAGCGAGCCGTCGCACTGGCGGATGAGTTCCCCGAGATAGACCTT
Above is a window of Pseudodesulfovibrio tunisiensis DNA encoding:
- a CDS encoding ABC transporter permease; the protein is MNTAVWSRGGASIFRSLPGACFGFWLIGSAALVLLYIGLPLARTIAAPSWEQLSTTLADPQVLESVWLSMSTSGMAALIAFVTGTPLAYVMARREFPGKKLVESLIDLPIMIPHPVVGIALLGLTGRDTAFGQALQALGVEILGTRTGIVAVLVFVGMPFYVNTVKAGIESVPARLENVSRSLGANPAATFFRVTLPLSWRYMLVGMIMCMARAISEFGAIIIVAYHPMIAPVLMYERFTAYGLAWSQPVAVILIVVSMVFFLALRTISLPREVDQ
- the wtpA gene encoding tungstate ABC transporter substrate-binding protein WtpA, whose amino-acid sequence is MKGKSVLTIASVLILACAALVLTQSPAQAEPSGKVVIFHAGSLSVPFAAMEKAFEAKYPKVDVQREAGGSTKMARLISEVGKPADIMASADYVVIDKNLIPKFASWNVRFATNQMVLCYTDKSKFADRINADNWYDILSTPGVVWGHSDPNLDPCGYRSIMVLQLAEKFYKKPGLAEQLIANRPEKNIRPKSVELISLLQAGHMDYAWEYLSVAVQHGLKYVTLDNHLNLSDYKLTPFYKSARVKVTGKKPGTFIERVGKSITYGITMIDQSANREATEAFLAYMFDPQGGLKVLKDMGQPPFEPVRTTKDGMASLPDSLKKFVEINE
- a CDS encoding ABC transporter ATP-binding protein, which codes for MIRVDSLHIDLPGFSLRDVSLHVAPGEFFALMGPTGSGKTLVLESIAGLIRTSGGTISIGGRTVTNLPPEHRKVALVYQDHSLFPHLTVLGNVTFGQRYHGISRTKGRKTALQLLETLGLSDLAERKPGKLSGGEKQRVSLARALACSPDVVLLDEPLSSLDPQFRDGLRRTLKKLHQESGVTFLMVTHDFVDALTLASRAAVIRKGRLEQEGAVSEIFRRPTTPFVADFVGMANVFPAVYGNNSCTFAGQTVEGLSELPDWQHGYAALRPEDVAVARKNDFPRDWCVFNGRVERVERAGFTWTAKIRCGEETFLALVDQRLVMDSGLAPDSPVAVGFPREFLHHMPDRQ
- a CDS encoding 4Fe-4S binding protein; this translates as MHIPFVKPSTIAYWKEARKQGLSVFDRLHGYVYGRWCYHYIGMVHGKYKWLAALISPLIVFINRHSPFIPTGDSQPGDPGQKRPSWADTYHGKAMPLEEATKLVQLNRSVNVQLPEQVVPFTRAREIVLRNPERIVVLDCPCRMGKENPCLPLDVCLIIGDPIASFILEHHPDHSRQITAEEAVDILKAENARGHVSHAFFKDAMLDRFYAICNCCSCCCGAMVAHRMGNPMLFSSGYLAEVDEDKCVACGECARKCQFKAIGFRDGSAFIREDCCMGCGVCVNTCNKDALSLRLAPEKGTPLLVDKL
- a CDS encoding sigma 54-interacting transcriptional regulator; the protein is MPHERFFSSYDMPVVVRDHELRVVYANDAYCELFRLYRDELHGRRAPLPGLSPEDQAQLESGDMTVLENGETACLEFPYAFPDGDQSVFSVKSLHCDATGARFTITVLHFSEHARRLLFCLDSPDLVIGLADIDLASGAMALDATCAAMIGADTPVINPATWLPGRAHPRDTARLAEVLDNLARGESRMVRLNMRIKYDDREYGKFLLHLFPTLRDRNYHPIRVAGAVVDLTDYHALSEELALERQRHQLTDERFHALLDCTVDGYAMLDSQGRVLERNNLYATLAQASSNGRTSGPGLEEIVTETLDRKVNRHAEFSGLVQGTHMDVSCSTYYIPGHDDYDPVVIVQLRDVTRMRELERMTEGSGTDMGLVGESRAMRQVFSMIRRVGRLDSSLLVTGESGTGKELVARAVHDHSARGKGPFVAVHCAALSETLLESELFGHVKGAFSGAIADRVGRFERADGGTLFLDEIGDVSLPVQVKLLRFLENREFERVGSSDTRRVDVRIIAATNADLQGRIRDGSFREDLYYRLSAIRLTLPPLRMRDEDVLLLARHYLKRIAEDRERAKSLSAGATKALLACAWPGNVRQLKHAMEFAHMISDGDVISEHHLPEEVRAAQPLRTGGRVAVTREAMAHALAQTRGKRTEAARILGISRATFYRKLKDFDL
- a CDS encoding septal ring lytic transglycosylase RlpA family protein; amino-acid sequence: MRHFTSFLFIMALLAMSGCATLNSVNPFPRHIYSTPGSAQRQPQATAPRSAKTNPYTVMGRTYHPLKTAAGYAETGYASWYGEDFHGRKTANGEIYNMYALTAAHKTLPLGTRIRVTNLENGRNVILTVNDRGPFVSGRLLDLSYGAARQLGSVDRGVTKVRIEAIGTVPASRPVHASASTSYHVRVGAFANRDNAVNAHRTLIRAGYKGSRITTISRNGRTLHVVQAGSYSNRDRAERVRSALRPHFPSCYIVG
- a CDS encoding mechanosensitive ion channel family protein, whose product is MIQLTPDAVNQMVEQAIGFLSVHSLNILIAIAVFIVGRFLSKRLAKVIGAIMTKAGVEEILVGFLRNIIYYALLAAVVVAALGQAGINVTSFLAILGAAGLAIGLALKGTLSNFAAGVMLILLKFFKKGDFITISGQTGTVQGIKTFYTILTTTDNKQIIVPNSSILGSTIINFSANPTRRVDMVFGIGYDDDIAEARRIIEDILDADERILKDPAPVVAVSELADSSVNFTVRSWVARQDYMAVYWALNERVKIAFDQAGISIPYPQRDVHVHQIADQ